The window TTCGATCCATGGAGGAGTTTCAGGAAGTCTACTCAATAGGTGTGCAGAGGCGGAAAGCCGCCCACACAGGCCTGAACGATGTTTCAAGTAGAAGCCACGCTGTGCTTTCTATCAGGGTCAGTAATGATACTGTCAAAGGGAAGCTTAACCTCATCGACCTTGCTGGTACGACCCCCCTGCAATAAGGTGGATATAACGTATAAAGCTTTGGACATCCAGTTTAAGACATGCTGTGTTGGTTTCATTTCAGGAAATGAGGACAACAGAAGGGCTTGCAATGAAGGGATCCGCCTTCAAGAAAGCTCTAAAATCAATTCATCGCTGTTTGCATTGTCTAATGTCATTTCAGCTCTCAAGAAGAATGAGTCACGGGTACCTTACAGAGAGAGTAGATTGACCCGCATACTGCAAGATTCGCTAGGAGGCAATAGCCGTGCTGTGATGATAGCTTGCCTGGTGAGTTACCAGTCAAGATGTCTCACCCCACAGAGTATAGATCCATGCTGATTGCTTTTCATTTGTCACAGAATCCTGTGGTATACCAGGAGGCAGTCCACACATTAAGCATGGCTGCTCGTTCAGGCCATATGGTGACCAACATGGCTTCAGCAAGCAAGGAACACACTCCAAAAGTAAAGGTGGACATGGAAGCAAAATTGCAATTGTGGCTGGAATCAAGGGGGAAAACTAAGAGCACCCAAAGAATGAATGGACTTTTGTCCCCAACTGGATGGAGGACTCCTTCTTCAATGAGCCATATGAAACAACCGCTATCTGCCCGGGTTTCTGGTAGAGCTAAAGCAATGGACCAAGACGGTGCTAAAATAAAAAAGTCAGTGTCTCCAATTTGGCTCTGCAAGTCTGACATAGACCACCTGAAATTACGAGCTCTGAGCCATTTTATCTTCTGTTGCACAGGGTGCTTTTTGATTCAGCGGTCCATACAACAGCTGAAAACACAACAAGACCAAGCTCACGAGATGAAGTAAAGACAACTAAGAAAGGTATGTTGTTTGAAATATGCAGACGAGTTATATATTTGTGTTGGATATAGATTCTGACCGTACGAAGGTCAGTAAGCcaagaaacaaaaaggaaaactCTAATGAACACACAAGAGCCTTCTGTGACATTGTATTAGAAAGATAATGGTCCAGAGCAAAAACATTTACAAACTGAAAGTTGCACCAGCAATGGACTTATGCAGAAATGAAACTGTTCAGATTACAAAATATTGCTATTCAATTAAAAGTAAGCGCACACAATTTACTTGCGGTTTGCTTGTTGTATAACTTTGGAACTTGATCTATGTTTCCATGTTAGAGTCTGAGCCGTATGACATGTTTAATGCAGAGGTACCCCCTTCGTTAACTCCTTGCAAAGAGGACAAATCTGAATCTCCTCTCAGGAAAGCTCTGTCTCCCATTCCTTCAAACATGATGACTCCTTGTAATGTCAATTGCCCTCCTTCATTGGAGCTCAAAACTCCAATAGGAGCATGCCACATAGTTGAGAAGAATCCGGATGGTACACCTCTTGATAAGTTTAATGCACTGGGATCTAACCTAAAGGTCTGCATGATTTTTTCCTATTTCGTATATCAGCAACCTGTTTTAGTTCAGGACCGATCTCTAAAGATCTCTTATGTTACGCAGGAATCTCTTATCCAACAATATCTCGAGTTCTTAAATGTTGCGAACAAGTAAGTTTAAACTCGCATTTTTTTTTGTAGTTCATTTATGTAGTTTATCCTTTCTAATTATTTGCTCGGCCTATCCATGGTTGCAGGGAAGAGCTACAACAACTAAAAGTATGGTCCTTATATTTCATAATAATCTAATGGATGGTATACCGGCATGTCCTTTTCCTACTAATGTTTCCCATTTCTTCTTCAGGGAATTGGTGAAAAGAGAGCAGAGTACATTCTTGAGCTCCGGGAGGATTCGCCCAGACCATTCCAATCTGTAAGATTTCTGTACCATGAGATCCCTAATACTGAATGTGAAGGTCACCTGTATTTGTCAGCTTTTTAACATAATGTGATTTGGCAGCTTTCGGACTTGGGAAATATAGGTCTATCAACGAAACAAGTAACTCTTCTGCTGACTTTCTTTTTTTGACATATTCTTGTATTCTTTCTTGTACAATATATGTGCACAACAGCGCTCTTAAACACTTGTCTATACTGCATCAAACAGATCCAAGACATCCTACGGAAAACAGCCACAGGAATCTTCAAATGATCACTGGAATGGCCTCTTGCCTGAAAGCACGGAATGGACTGCCGTAATCAACCACATTGGAGATGCAGGGTCATATCGTTCACCATCTGTGACCCAATGGATGGTGTTGTACCTGTACTGTGAACTGTCAGCCTGTTGTTGACATAGTTGTAGTTGTACTGTTAACAGTCGGCCTGCTGCTGATGCTATTGCTAGGGCAGAGggtcttgctgcaatttttcTCTTGTAATTTGTCTTCCTGATGGGATGGCCTAGCTTGTGCAAGGTTCCTTGCACAAGCATTTTCATGTTCAATTTTCTTCTTGATGTGATGCAAATTTTCTCTGGAATCTGATACATTGAATGGCTTGCATATTTCACAAGCTTCCATGCACGAGCAACTGAAAATGAGTTCTGCTTGGCAAACCGTGTGCGTGAACTATTTTTGATGTCAAGATGATTTGCATGTTTCACAGAAGATTTCGGGCATTAGGTTTTTTTTGGGTGTCTAAGCGAGCATTAGTTTGCCTGGTTTGCATATTTTGTAGGAACTCATGACATGATTGTGTACTTGTTTTGACTCATATCCCTGGAAATCTTCTGATCATTACATACAAAAAACTTTTAGCATCAGTTGAAGCAAAGCCAATGTAATTTGTAAAGATATATCCCTAGTTTTGATGCATTTGTAAAAATGTATTCCCTGTGGCTTTGTAATATCTGAACATGTTTAGGAAATCTTCTGAATATTACATACAAAAACTTTTAGCGTCAGTTGAAGGAAATCCAATGTAGTCGAAAACACCAAAAAAAATACAAAcaggcgcccaccgtggggctcgaacccacgaccacaaggttaagagccttgcgctctaccaactgagctagACGGGCTGCTTGTAAAACTCACAATTTGCATATTTATATTACTTAGATAAGACGTCAGCGATTTAGCCAAGATAAAGTATTCTTTTGAACACCAAGATAACGTAATTTGATGTCCTTGTAGATGAAAATGCTCAAATTGAATATTGTTGGCATCTCAAAAGGAGTATGCACAGTACATGCAACCGGAAGCAGCCTTGCCGTGTTTGCAAGGAATTCCGTAGACTAGACAAACAGCTTGAGACATGGGCAGAACATCTATGCTTTGCTGCAGCCCAGTTGCTGCCTCACAAATCTATTGTTCAAGTACATTCCTCGTACGGAAAAACAATGCATATCAGTACTTATTTTTTAAACTCGGCAAAGATTTTCCATTTTTATTGAATAAGGAAGAAGGTTTAGAGTTTGTGATCAAAGGCCGAATTACAAAAACATCATTCTCGCAACATTGAATTACGCAAATGCTTTGCTCCAGCGAGATACCACAAATTACACTCTTCTTTGATCCCAGCGACAATAACTCCACCCTTGCGTTCTTTTCCTTCCATATTTCACACGAAATGAGTAGCATGAGGGAGATGAATGGCCTTTTGGACTGCGTCTTCCTAGTCACGCTGAGGCTCCACCAATATTTAACTGAGTTCATGTGACCCCACTCCAGAAGGTTCACGTCATGAAGGCCAAGCCAAACCTTGATCAAACCCCAAACTCTAGTTGTGTATCTGCATTGGAAGAGGCGGTGTGCCGCCGATTCTTGGACATGTTTACAGAGGGGGCAAAAGCTGCAACTAAGCATCCCCGTCGCTGCAGCTGGTCTGACATTCAAATCCTGTTGTTGATAACAAGGCAAGCAAAAAACATGCATTTTGGAGGGGCCCAATTCTTCCAGACCGTCTGCACAAGTTCCGTGTCAACTAAGCCCCTGAACTGGACTCGTAGGCTGACGCAACAGAGTAGTGGCCAACATTTGTTAGCTTTCAGAAGATGGTATCCACCCTATCCGGGTTGAGGTGGACGAGGGAGAGCTTTTCCAATAGATTGACGAACTCAATTAGATGATTAATGGAGATGCCCACGTTGATGCTAATTCGGGAGGCCCAAAAGTTGTTGTGAATCGCCTTTTGGACCGAGCAGTCCTTTCTTATAGACAGTAAGAAGATGCTAGGAGCAATATCTTTGGGCCTTAGCCCCTCAAGCCAGGCTGACTCCCAGAGAGAAGCACGAAGGCCATCACCAATCTCCACTTTGGTAGCGGCTGCAAAGATATCGCGGCTAGCACTGTTAGGGGTTCCCTAGCCTCACCCAAGGCATCAGATTCTTCCATTCAAACCACAACCATCGAATACAGAGGGCAGCAACAAAACTTTTGTAGATTTAAGATACcaaggctgaaggaaatatgccctagaggcaataataaagttgttatttatattttcttatatcatgataaatgtttattattcatgctagaattgtattaaccggaaacttagtacatgtgtgaatacatagacaaaacagaatgtccctagtatgcctctacttgactagctcgttaatcaaagatggttaagtttcctaactatagacatgtgttgtcatttgatgaacgggatcacatcattgggagaatgatgtgatggacaaggcccatccgttagcttagcatgttgatcgttcagttttactgctattgctttcttcatgacttatacatattcttttgactataagattatgcaactcccgaataccggaggaacaccttgtgtgctatcaaacatcacaacgtaactgggtgattataaagatgctctacaggtgtctccgaaggtgtttgttgggttggcatagatcgagattaggatttgtcactccaagtatcgaagaggtatctctgggccctctcggtaatgcacatcactataagacttgcaagcaatgtgactaatgagttagttgcgggatgatgtattacgaaacgagtaaagagacttgctggtaacgagattgaactaggtatgatgataccgacgatcgaatctcgggcaagtaacataccgatgacaaagggaatgacgtatgttgttatgcggtttgaccgataaagatcttcgtagaatatgtaggagccaatacgagcatctaggttcctctattggttattgaccggagatgtgtctcagtcatgtctacatagttctcgaacccgtagggtccgcacacttaacgttcgatgacaatttgtattatgagttatgtgatttgatgaccgaagtttgttcggagtaccggatgagatcacggacatgatgaggagtctcgaaatggtcgagtggtaaagattgatatatgggacgaaggtattcggacaccggaatggtttcgggacgtTCCAGATATTTATCGGGGAaccgaggggttaccgaaaccccccgggggaagttatgggccttgatgggccacaagggagtaggagagggaaggccacaaggtggcgcccccctccccatggcagtccgaattggactagggggagggggcgcggccccctctttccttcccctctccctctccttccctccttccccctcttggaataggaaaaggggggccgaatcctactaggtttggagtcctagtaggactccccctggcgcgcctcccccttggccggtctcctcctccccctcctttatatacgtgggtaggggggcacccgaaagcacaacagacaatctcttagccgtgtgcggtgcccccctccacagtttaacacctcggtcatatcgtcgtagtgcttaggcgaagccctacgccgataacttcatcatcaccgtcgccatgtcgtcgtgctgacggaactcccCCTCGTACTCAattggatcaagagctcgagggacgtcatcgtgttgaacgtgtgctgaacacggaggtgccgtacgttcggtacttggatcggttggatcatgaagacgttcgactacatcaaccgcgttaccaaacgcttccgctttcggtctacgagggtacgtggacacacacTCCCGTCTTGTTGcaatgcatctcctagatagatcttgcatgatcgtaggaaaacttttgaaatactgcgttccccaacagtggcatctgagccaggtctatgcgtagatgatatgcacgagtagaacacaaagagttgtgggcgataatagtcatactgcttaccaccaacgtcttactttgattcggcggtattgttggatgaagtggcccggaccgacattacatgaccgcgttcatgagactggttctaccgacgtgcttcgcacacaggtggctagcgggtgtctgtttctccatctttagttgaatcgagtttgactatggccggtccttgcataagattaaaacagcacacttgacgaaaaatcgttgtggttttgatgcgtaggtaagaacggttcttgctagaaacccgtagcagccacgtaaaacttgcaacaacaaagtagaggacgtctaacttgtttttgcagggcatgttgtgatgtgatatggttaagacgtgatgagatataaattgttgtatgagatgatcatgttttgtaaaagttatcggtaactggcaggagccttatggttgtcgctttattgtatgaaatgcaatcgccatgtaatttctttaatTTATCattaagcggtagcgatagtcatagaagcaatagttggcgagacgacaacgacgctacgatggagatcaaggtgtcaagccggtgacgatggagatcatgacggtgctttggagatggagatcaaaggcacaagatgatgatggccatatcatgtcacatattttgattgcgtgtgatgtttatcctttatgcatcttattttgcttagtacggcggtagcattataagatgatccctcactaaatttcaaggtataagtgttctccctgagtatgcaccgttgctacagttcgttgtgccgagacaccacgtgatgatcgggtgtgataagctctacgttcacatacaacgggtgcaagccagttttgcacatgcagaatactcgggttaaacttgacgagcctagcatatgcagatatggcctcggaacagtgagaccgaaaggtcgaacgtgaatcatatagtagatacgatcaacatagtgatgttcaccattgaaagctactccatctcacatgatgatcggacatggtttagttgatatggatcacgtgatcatttagatgactagagggatgtctatctaagtgggagttcttaagtaatatgattaattgtactttaatttatcatgaacttagtacctgatagtattttacatgtctatgttgttgtagatcaatggctcgtgctaccgttcctttgaattttaatgcattcctagagaaagctaagttgaaagatgatggtagcaactacacagactgggtccgtaacttgaggattatcctcattgctgctgtgacgcccccgatttgaccgtacactaatcatgcacgcaaatgtgtacgatcacgatcaaggactcacgggaagatatcacaacacaactctacaacataaataagtcatacaagcattataatacaagccaggggcctcgagggctcgaatacaagtgcccgatcatagacgagtcagcggaagcaacaatatcggagtacagacataagttaaacaagtttgccttaagaaggctagcacaaaagtagcaacgatcgaagaggcaaggcctcctgcctgggacctcctaactactcctggtcgtcgtcagcggcctgcacgtagtagtaggcacctccagtgtcgtaggtgtcgtcgtcgacggtggcgtctggctcctgaactccagcatctggttgcgacaatccggtatagaaaggggaaaggagggagaaaagcaaccgtgagtactcatccaaagtactcgcaagcaaggagctacactacatatgcatgggtaattgggtaaaggggcatatcagaggactgaactgcagaatgccggaataagagggggatagctagtcctgtcgaagactacgcttctggacatctccatcttgcagcatatagaagagagtagattgaagtcctccaagtagcatcgcatagcataaacctacccggcaatcctctcctcatcgccctgttagagagcgatcaccgggttgtatctggcacttggaagggtgtattttattcagtatccagttctagttgtcataagctcaaggtacaactccgggtcgtccttttaccgagggacacggctattcgaatagataaacttccctgcaggggtgcaccacataacccaacacgctcgatcccaattggccggacacacttttctgggtcatgcccggcctcgtaagatcaacacgtcgcagccccacctaggctcaacagagaggccagcacgccggtctaaacctatgcgcgcaggggtctgggcccatcgccctatgcacacctgcacgttgcgtacgcggccggaagcagacctagcctagtggcgttccagtccaatccggcgcgcgccactcagtcgctgacgtcaaaagagcttcggctgataccacgacgtcgggatacccataactactcccacgtagatggttagtgcgtatagaccaaatggccagactcagatcaaataccaagatctcattaagcgtgttaagtatccgcgaacgccgaccagggccaggcccacctctcacctaggcggtctcaacctgccctgtcgctccgccacaaagatccacttgcgggtactcctacgagccgacccgactttaatcatcacatgtgtcatgtatatagtatataagtatatgcccgtgttcaccgcccaggtgatcacggcccgatagtatagcacagcagacggacaagaatgtagggccactgatggaaatctagcatcctagactaagcatgtaggattgcaggtaaaggtaacaacagtagtagcaaggataggctatgcatcagaataggatatcgaaagtagtaacatgctacactactctaatgcaagtagtagagagtagagtaggcgatatctggtgatcaagggggggcttgcctggttgctctggcaagtaggaggggtcgtcgactccgtagtcgaactgggcagcagcagtgtcggtctcgtagtctaccggagagaagagggggaggaaatagtaaatacaatgcaaacataagcatgacgatgcgtgacatgacagtgagcggtgctaggggtgtcctaacgcgacagtaggtggtaccggtgaagggggaggacatccgggaggtattcccgatgtttcgcgttttcggacagacggaccggagggggaaagttgctagatcgataggttagggaggtgtggtggacgaacggactgcgtattcggattcgtctcgtcgttctgagcaactttcatatagaaaacattttcatccgagttacggtttaaaagatatgaattttcaaagtttatttgaatttctggaattatttaatttaacagaaaaagggatatgacgtcagcgtgacgtaggagtgacgtcagcggtcgacagcccgggttgactggtcaaactgacaagggggacccacctgtcatagacagtgggttaacagaggattaaactaattaatcttTAGTTAATTagctactgggcccacctgtcagtgagagattaattaaactaattatttttatttataaaaacattttcttttcttttttttttaatttttgcggcggggcccgcatgtcagtgactgggcctgcccagtcagcagttgactgggtcaacccagtcaactgggcccgtgggggccactggcagtgacccaggggtggccccaggtgtgccacgtcggcggccggcgccggagtatcgccggcgaccaaaacgcacggcggcgcgcgcgggaggggcgcgggtttcacccacagtgggtttgcggaggcggggctgggcgcgttcgacgcggctcgacgtcgcgcgtccaacggcggtggtcggaggggctggaacggccgggggCGACCGCTacaagctcgccggcggcgaggtgctacgggtgcccgacggaagctacgctagagcgcgcgaacggccgaactagctagctaggtgggtgcggcacggtgcggtcgggctagcgggccaacgcccgtgaccatttggtcaccggagacacgccggcggcgagctccgcggcgtggcgttcgggcgcgcgcggggaagcagctacggagcgcgagcgagctagcggagagggggaggaggtagaggagctcaccgcgcggctgtagggagtggcagtgagctcggggagggcgcggggcagccggaatcggcgacgaacgacggcggccgtaggttgaagacgagctcggggaggccggtgcagaggcgctcggctcgttcccgagggcgcagtcgacgtagtcgacggcggggagtcgttcgggcacgtcgtcgaGGCGATCGGGGCAAGGTGACCGCGagttcgacggtgaacggcggcgagcacgcgcgggcagaggggaacggagggga is drawn from Aegilops tauschii subsp. strangulata cultivar AL8/78 chromosome 1, Aet v6.0, whole genome shotgun sequence and contains these coding sequences:
- the LOC109732247 gene encoding kinesin-like protein KIN-10C encodes the protein MASAASSSSSSSQPVRVVLRVRPLLPSEASSAAVPPCVCLIGDHPGGEVTVQLKDQHTSRSECYKVDAYFGKEDRVSDVFDQEVSALIPGIFEGINATVFAYGATGSGKTYTMQGSEDLPGLIPLSVATILARCTGTWCSVEISYYEVYMERCYDLLEPKAKEIMALDDKFGNLQLKGLAWVPVRSMEEFQEVYSIGVQRRKAAHTGLNDVSSRSHAVLSIRVSNDTVKGKLNLIDLAGNEDNRRACNEGIRLQESSKINSSLFALSNVISALKKNESRVPYRESRLTRILQDSLGGNSRAVMIACLNPVVYQEAVHTLSMAARSGHMVTNMASASKEHTPKVKVDMEAKLQLWLESRGKTKSTQRMNGLLSPTGWRTPSSMSHMKQPLSARVSGRAKAMDQDGAKIKKVLFDSAVHTTAENTTRPSSRDEVKTTKKEVPPSLTPCKEDKSESPLRKALSPIPSNMMTPCNVNCPPSLELKTPIGACHIVEKNPDGTPLDKFNALGSNLKESLIQQYLEFLNVANKEELQQLKGIGEKRAEYILELREDSPRPFQSLSDLGNIGLSTKQIQDILRKTATGIFK